From a region of the Pogona vitticeps strain Pit_001003342236 chromosome 7, PviZW2.1, whole genome shotgun sequence genome:
- the FBLIM1 gene encoding filamin-binding LIM protein 1 isoform X2, whose product MLSEKVQKRMASSVFITLVPPRRDLYAKTETRPQKAPILPHNKLPKESGTSVGPIPSQTPDSANLRSKDHCPGDSNMPNRALYSKPFSAEVFGPDFQKETEALPKSLQTSSFPVEMRQSKILPLTLNGAEEQQTVKKRENAVSTEICAFCHKAISPWVPTLEAMNKQYHADCFTCRTCQHALAGKRYYQKDGQPLCVACYQNTLEKCAICQALILTQIVHAMSNSYHPECFTCVVCARAIGDETFALDESNQVHCLDDFYRKFASVCGSCEKPIIPSDGRDLYKIECMGRNFHEDCYRCEKCHILLCPEPTEDGCYPLGSCLLCKFCHVQQTKKTSY is encoded by the exons ATGCTATCAGAAAAGGTGCAGAAACGGATGGCATCCTCCGTCTTCATCACCCTTGTACCACCCAGGAGAGATCTCTACGCTAAAACGGAAACAAGGCCACAGAAGGCTCCTATCCTCCCCCACAACAAGCTTCCCAAAGAATCTGGGACATCTGTGGGCCCCATCCCATCCCAAACACCTGATAGTGCCAATCTGAGGAGTAAAGACCACTGCCCAGGAGATTCAAACATGCCCAACAGAG CCCTGTATTCAAAACCCTTCTCAGCAGAGGTATTTGGTCCtgattttcagaaagaaactgaagcGTTGCCCAAATCTCTGCAG ACTTCTTCATTTCCAGTTGAAATGAGACAATCAAAAATTCTGCCCTTGACACTCAATGGGGCTGAGGAGCAACAGACGGTAAAGAAAAGGGAGAACGCTGTTTCAACAG AAATCTGTGCTTTTTGCCACAAAGCAATATCCCCTTGGGTTCCTACCCTCGAGGCGATGAACAAACAATACCATGCTGACTGTTTCACATGTCGAACATGTCAGCATGCCCTGGCAGGAAAACGCTATTACCAGAAAGATGGACAGCCACTGTGTGTCGCCTGCTATCAG AACACCCTGGAAAAGTGTGCCATATGCCAGGCCTTAATCTTGACCCAAATTGTGCATGCCATGAGCAATAGTTATCATCCAGAGTGCTTCACTTGCGTGGTGTGTGCTCGGGCCATCGGAGATGAGACTTTTGCACTGGATGAAAGCAATCAGGTGCACTGCTTGGATGACTTTTACAG gAAGTTTGCTTCTGTGTGCGGTTCCTGTGAGAAACCCATCATCCCAAGTGATGGGAGGGACTTATATAAGATTGAGTGCATGGGGAGAAACTTCCATGAAGATTGCTATAGATGTGAA AAATGCCACATCTTGCTCTGCCCAGAACCCACAGAAGATGGATGTTATCCTCTTGGCAGCTGCCTTCTCTGCAAGTTCTGCCACGTCCAGCAGACCAAAAAAACATCCTACTGA
- the FBLIM1 gene encoding filamin-binding LIM protein 1 isoform X1, giving the protein MRVVRWEAEARQPAGQVKMLSEKVQKRMASSVFITLVPPRRDLYAKTETRPQKAPILPHNKLPKESGTSVGPIPSQTPDSANLRSKDHCPGDSNMPNRALYSKPFSAEVFGPDFQKETEALPKSLQTSSFPVEMRQSKILPLTLNGAEEQQTVKKRENAVSTEICAFCHKAISPWVPTLEAMNKQYHADCFTCRTCQHALAGKRYYQKDGQPLCVACYQNTLEKCAICQALILTQIVHAMSNSYHPECFTCVVCARAIGDETFALDESNQVHCLDDFYRKFASVCGSCEKPIIPSDGRDLYKIECMGRNFHEDCYRCEKCHILLCPEPTEDGCYPLGSCLLCKFCHVQQTKKTSY; this is encoded by the exons ATGAGGGTGGTGCGCTGGGAGGCGGAAGCCCGGCAGCCCGCTGGGCAG GTGAAGATGCTATCAGAAAAGGTGCAGAAACGGATGGCATCCTCCGTCTTCATCACCCTTGTACCACCCAGGAGAGATCTCTACGCTAAAACGGAAACAAGGCCACAGAAGGCTCCTATCCTCCCCCACAACAAGCTTCCCAAAGAATCTGGGACATCTGTGGGCCCCATCCCATCCCAAACACCTGATAGTGCCAATCTGAGGAGTAAAGACCACTGCCCAGGAGATTCAAACATGCCCAACAGAG CCCTGTATTCAAAACCCTTCTCAGCAGAGGTATTTGGTCCtgattttcagaaagaaactgaagcGTTGCCCAAATCTCTGCAG ACTTCTTCATTTCCAGTTGAAATGAGACAATCAAAAATTCTGCCCTTGACACTCAATGGGGCTGAGGAGCAACAGACGGTAAAGAAAAGGGAGAACGCTGTTTCAACAG AAATCTGTGCTTTTTGCCACAAAGCAATATCCCCTTGGGTTCCTACCCTCGAGGCGATGAACAAACAATACCATGCTGACTGTTTCACATGTCGAACATGTCAGCATGCCCTGGCAGGAAAACGCTATTACCAGAAAGATGGACAGCCACTGTGTGTCGCCTGCTATCAG AACACCCTGGAAAAGTGTGCCATATGCCAGGCCTTAATCTTGACCCAAATTGTGCATGCCATGAGCAATAGTTATCATCCAGAGTGCTTCACTTGCGTGGTGTGTGCTCGGGCCATCGGAGATGAGACTTTTGCACTGGATGAAAGCAATCAGGTGCACTGCTTGGATGACTTTTACAG gAAGTTTGCTTCTGTGTGCGGTTCCTGTGAGAAACCCATCATCCCAAGTGATGGGAGGGACTTATATAAGATTGAGTGCATGGGGAGAAACTTCCATGAAGATTGCTATAGATGTGAA AAATGCCACATCTTGCTCTGCCCAGAACCCACAGAAGATGGATGTTATCCTCTTGGCAGCTGCCTTCTCTGCAAGTTCTGCCACGTCCAGCAGACCAAAAAAACATCCTACTGA
- the TMEM82 gene encoding transmembrane protein 82 — MLSYLSSWLPSFPSLAWGSNLVDSLLQGLVGACAVSVLCGLMKIYLYIQCLNDPERKKEKEAIRQQWALLDQLHLFVLTGTFMVVGSRVAALVVLEFSLRAVSSILSLDKGAHNSQLYLLCQYSLGCGISCSLSYLQEGAAHRTWNLLLSVGLATLLTVYVWRLARHVFAMYELHCKEHYCGVCLFLLTTWHGIPRLLCNALKVTFLVADLAAVALINRDFLTTSEAVRFWTPLTICYTLLVIYMQEEQRQNPTEQMAFQTVFVRMGGLLILLMTVGRWMDIVNIVVSLVGEIWCLVRTGVLLEVCRKQDYYQKNSHLTSASWKPSKQHEDFPDKYLSSATPAAPS; from the exons ATGCTCTCCTATCTAAGTTCCTGGCTGCCCAGCTTCCCTAGCTTGGCCTGGGGCTCGAACCTGGTGGACTCCCTCTTGCAAG GGCTGGTGGGAGCCTGTGCTGTCTCCGTCTTGTGCGGCTTGATGAAGATCTACCTCTATATCCAGTGTTTGAA TGATCCAGAAcgcaagaaagagaaggaggccaTACGGCAACAGTGGGCTCTGCTGGATCAGTTGCACCTCTTCGTGCTGACAGGCACCTTCATGGTGGTTGGCTCTCGTGTGGCTGCCCTGGTGGTGCTGGAGTTCTCCCTCCGGGCTGTCTCTTCCATCCTCTCCCTTGACAAG GGGGCACACAACAGCCAGCTCTACTTGCTCTGCCAGTACTCCTTGGGTTGTGGCATTTCGTGCAGCCTCAGCTACCTCCAAGAAGGGGCAGCCCATCGGACGTGGAACCTGCTTCTCAGTGTGGGTTTGGCCACCCTTCTGACCGTGTATGTCTGGCGCCTGGCCCGCCATGTCTTCGCCATGTACGAACTGCATTGCAAAGAGCACTACTGTGGTGTGTGCCTCTTCCTTCTTACCACCTGGCATGGCATTCCCAGACTCCTGTGCAATGCTCTCAAGGTCACCTTCCTGGTGGCTGACTTGGCTGCCGTGGCTCTGATCAACCGGGACTTCCTCACCACCTCAGAAGCTGTCCGCTTCTGGACTCCACTAACAATCTGCTACACACTCCTGGTCATCTACATGCAAG AAGAGCAGCGTCAAAATCCCACAGAGCAGATGGCCTTCCAGACTGTCTTCGTCAGGATGGGGGGGCTCTTGATCTTGCTCATGACAGTGGGTCGCTGGATGGACATCGTCAACATTGTTGTCTCACTGGTTGGGGAGATTTGGTGCTTGGTACGGACCGGAGTCTTGCTGGAAGTGTGCAGAAAGCAG GACTATTATCAAAAAAATTCCCACTTGACTTCTGCCTCCTGGAAACCCTCGAAACAGCATGAAGACTTTCCTGACAAATATTTATCATCAGCAACACCAGCAGCACCATCCTGA